In the Aromatoleum bremense genome, one interval contains:
- the pepA gene encoding flocculation-associated PEP-CTERM protein PepA: MKAQLKSASAVGAVLAAMAMSPQAQAIDTEVQFSTTGTGDGVTDGGAGGYDVVGINEFDWQSSGDLVILDDLTGTGSTANGALTDSFATWAATAVIGDTVTFDLQGQARLNDMTDNGGGSVAPTTLDTNGAADGPDADADGDEGFEITVAFEATETATLIAAGILQFNTINGTYSYFYDDTPDSDVDSGTGFTNGTPFLSGDIVGVSGTFIAGVGGSNLLTNTVTSYDDSFIQADPASNQPLVDTTFDTLVSLRSTGEAAAHDAGDTIGFPQYIVVAGDLGLKADANSEFSVPEPGTLMLLGSSLLGLAGLRRRSNKADVV; the protein is encoded by the coding sequence ATGAAAGCCCAACTCAAGTCAGCATCGGCGGTCGGCGCGGTCCTCGCGGCCATGGCCATGTCGCCGCAGGCCCAGGCCATCGATACCGAGGTCCAGTTCTCCACGACCGGCACCGGGGACGGCGTCACCGACGGGGGGGCCGGCGGCTATGACGTCGTCGGCATCAACGAGTTCGACTGGCAGTCGTCCGGCGATCTGGTGATTCTGGATGACCTGACCGGGACCGGCTCCACCGCGAACGGCGCGCTCACCGACTCGTTCGCCACCTGGGCGGCCACCGCCGTCATCGGCGACACGGTGACCTTCGACCTCCAAGGCCAGGCCCGCCTGAATGACATGACGGATAATGGCGGCGGCAGCGTCGCGCCCACCACGCTGGATACTAACGGCGCCGCCGACGGCCCCGACGCCGACGCCGACGGCGACGAGGGCTTCGAGATCACCGTGGCGTTTGAGGCCACCGAGACGGCGACGCTCATCGCCGCAGGGATTCTTCAGTTCAACACCATCAACGGCACGTATTCGTATTTCTATGACGACACCCCGGACTCCGATGTGGACAGCGGCACCGGCTTCACCAACGGTACCCCCTTCCTGTCGGGCGATATCGTCGGTGTATCGGGAACATTCATTGCAGGCGTTGGCGGCTCCAATCTCCTGACCAACACCGTCACCAGCTATGACGACAGTTTCATCCAGGCCGATCCGGCGTCGAACCAGCCGCTCGTCGATACCACTTTCGATACGCTGGTGTCGCTGCGCTCGACAGGCGAGGCCGCGGCCCACGATGCCGGGGATACGATCGGCTTTCCGCAATATATCGTTGTAGCGGGCGACCTGGGTCTTAAAGCGGACGCCAATTCGGAGTTCTCCGTTCCCGAGCCCGGCACCTTGATGTTGCTGGGTAGCAGCCTGCTTGGCTTGGCGGGACTGCGCCGGCGCTCCAACAAGGCGGATGTCGTCTGA
- a CDS encoding sulfotransferase family protein, with the protein MEQAAEALRVFLVRNVFTPVSGFTFPAWMSLLRRHRFRIAPRYWPRAAFVTLNSIATSVQGAREAREFQARIRDVRIKPPIFVLGHWRSGTTHLHNLLSLDPQFAYPNFYQVTNPHIFLTTEARAKSAKAFKLLSPKTRLIDNMEANLDSPMEDEVALAVLTGLSPILDVVFPRAGFPCDKYLTLRNVPEGELARWREGLLLFMKKLTLANDRRIVLKSPPHTCRVKLLLELFPEASFIHIHRNPYVVFKSYMRSIRIMQEMMQLQWPDNSGLERRVIEQYRVMHDAFLEERSLVPRERFFELPYEALEKDPVLQIRSIYRHFNLPGFDALEPSLNSYLGTIRHYQKSELSDLSPELKNRISVAWGRYFEEWGYPA; encoded by the coding sequence ATGGAGCAGGCGGCTGAAGCGCTCAGGGTCTTTCTGGTCAGGAACGTGTTTACCCCCGTCAGCGGGTTCACGTTTCCGGCCTGGATGTCTTTGCTGCGGCGGCACCGGTTCAGAATTGCGCCGCGCTATTGGCCGCGGGCGGCTTTCGTCACGCTCAACAGCATTGCGACATCGGTGCAAGGCGCGCGCGAAGCCCGGGAATTCCAAGCGAGAATTCGCGACGTCCGGATCAAGCCCCCGATATTCGTTCTCGGGCATTGGCGCAGCGGGACGACGCATCTTCACAACCTGCTTTCGCTGGATCCGCAATTTGCGTATCCGAACTTCTATCAGGTCACGAATCCCCACATTTTTCTGACCACGGAGGCGCGCGCCAAGAGCGCCAAGGCCTTCAAGCTGCTGTCGCCGAAGACGCGCCTGATCGACAATATGGAAGCAAACCTCGACTCTCCGATGGAAGACGAGGTGGCGCTGGCGGTGCTCACCGGCCTGTCTCCGATACTGGATGTGGTCTTTCCGCGAGCCGGGTTTCCCTGCGACAAGTACTTGACGCTCAGGAATGTGCCGGAAGGGGAACTCGCGCGGTGGCGGGAAGGCTTGCTGCTGTTCATGAAGAAATTGACGCTGGCAAACGACCGCCGGATCGTCCTGAAATCGCCGCCCCATACCTGCCGGGTAAAACTGTTACTCGAGCTGTTTCCCGAGGCATCCTTCATCCATATCCACCGCAATCCCTATGTCGTTTTCAAGTCGTACATGCGCTCGATCAGGATCATGCAGGAGATGATGCAACTGCAGTGGCCGGATAACTCCGGGCTTGAGCGCAGAGTCATCGAACAATACCGCGTGATGCATGACGCTTTCCTTGAGGAGCGGTCGCTGGTGCCGAGGGAGCGGTTTTTTGAGCTGCCCTATGAGGCGCTGGAGAAGGATCCGGTCTTGCAGATCCGTTCGATCTACCGTCACTTCAACCTGCCCGGATTTGACGCGCTGGAGCCGTCGTTGAATTCCTATCTGGGAACAATCAGGCATTACCAGAAGAGCGAACTCTCCGATCTCTCGCCGGAGTTGAAGAACAGGATATCGGTGGCATGGGGCAGGTACTTCGAGGAATGGGGCTATCCGGCATAG